In one Nostoc sp. KVJ3 genomic region, the following are encoded:
- a CDS encoding acyl-CoA synthetase has protein sequence MNLPLIIRAEEHNEKTAIVTTDGVFTYRDLLHTSSQIATSLLKNGEDLQEERVAFLIPSGFEYVATQWGIWRAGGIAVPLCISHPRPELEYVISNSGASIIIAHPNFEGILRAIAKEQNLRFILTSETLPSNLAFLPEIDITRRALILYTSGTTGKPKGVVTTHQNIQAQVTSLTTAWEWTSDDRILHILPLHHIHGIINVLTCALWAGAKCHLLSKFDTETVWKRICDGDLTLFMAVPTIYVKLIAAWENASSDSPAETLRDRQITMSEGCAKMRLMVSGSAALPVQVLEKWQNISGHFLLERYGMTEIGMALSNPLHGERLAGYVGKPLPGVKVRLVDENGKLVAAGTPGEIQVKGPGVFLEYWQNPEATAKAFQDGWFCTGDTAIVENGNYRILGRMSVDIIKTGGYKVSALEIEEVLRSHPDIQECAVVGVADLEWGERVCAALILQGSQPLTLESLRSWAKERLAVYKVPTQILTVEELPRNAMGKVTKPTVVELFRSYLT, from the coding sequence GTGAATCTCCCATTGATTATTCGGGCTGAAGAACATAACGAGAAAACAGCAATTGTTACAACAGATGGAGTATTTACCTATCGTGATTTGCTTCACACTTCCAGTCAAATAGCAACAAGTCTTCTTAAAAATGGAGAAGATTTACAAGAGGAGAGAGTAGCCTTTCTCATCCCATCAGGTTTTGAATATGTAGCTACTCAATGGGGGATTTGGCGTGCTGGTGGTATAGCCGTACCTCTGTGTATTTCCCACCCGCGTCCAGAATTGGAGTATGTAATTAGCAATTCAGGAGCATCAATTATTATTGCTCATCCGAATTTTGAGGGTATACTCAGAGCGATCGCCAAAGAACAAAATTTGCGATTTATCCTCACCTCAGAAACGCTCCCATCAAATCTTGCTTTCCTCCCAGAGATAGATATTACTAGACGCGCCTTAATTCTCTACACTAGCGGTACAACGGGTAAACCCAAGGGTGTAGTTACGACTCACCAAAATATTCAAGCGCAAGTAACTAGCTTAACTACCGCTTGGGAATGGACATCGGATGATCGCATTTTGCACATCCTACCACTACATCATATTCATGGAATTATTAACGTATTAACTTGTGCTTTATGGGCTGGGGCGAAATGCCATCTGTTGAGCAAGTTTGACACCGAAACCGTTTGGAAGCGAATTTGTGATGGTGATTTAACCCTATTTATGGCAGTACCAACAATTTATGTAAAGCTAATTGCTGCTTGGGAAAATGCCTCTAGCGATTCTCCTGCGGAGACGCTGCGCGATCGCCAGATAACCATGTCAGAAGGCTGTGCTAAAATGCGTCTGATGGTTTCTGGCTCGGCAGCATTACCAGTTCAAGTTTTAGAAAAGTGGCAGAATATTAGCGGTCATTTTCTGCTAGAGCGATATGGGATGACGGAAATTGGCATGGCGCTATCGAACCCTTTACATGGTGAAAGGTTGGCTGGATATGTAGGAAAGCCACTACCTGGAGTTAAAGTGAGATTAGTAGATGAGAACGGAAAGTTAGTCGCAGCAGGAACACCAGGAGAGATCCAAGTTAAAGGGCCTGGAGTCTTTCTAGAATATTGGCAAAACCCCGAAGCAACCGCCAAAGCCTTCCAAGATGGCTGGTTTTGTACTGGAGATACTGCCATAGTCGAAAATGGTAACTATCGCATTCTGGGCCGGATGAGTGTGGATATCATCAAAACGGGAGGGTATAAAGTTTCCGCTTTAGAAATTGAAGAAGTGCTGCGATCGCATCCAGATATTCAAGAATGTGCAGTGGTTGGGGTTGCAGATCTAGAATGGGGTGAACGGGTCTGTGCTGCATTAATCTTGCAAGGGTCACAACCTTTGACATTAGAATCTTTGAGGAGTTGGGCAAAAGAGCGATTGGCTGTCTATAAAGTGCCAACTCAAATTTTGACGGTTGAAGAATTACCACGCAACGCTATGGGAAAGGTAACTAAGCCAACGGTGGTTGAGCTATTCCGCTCTTATTTAACGTGA